The Acropora muricata isolate sample 2 chromosome 4, ASM3666990v1, whole genome shotgun sequence genome contains the following window.
GAGCTTATTTCTAAGAAGAGCGCGCCATACTCCTAAAAACGAAAGAGCAATCGacacattttaaaaaaatcaagcgtCTGCAAGAATTCTATGTCGTCGTCACCGCAGAAAGACTTAAGCTTACTTCGCCTCGTTCGGATCTCCTTTTTCAGTCTGTCAACGTACATGGAAACGCTTAGTTACattaatgaaaggtttagttcagttctaaagaaactgtggcgtCACGTTGGTGGGCATTTGAACCAGGATTTGATAAGGGCCAAATTACGATCGTAAGATGAacagaaagctgacgtttcgctctcacgaagggccaacgctcgaattGTCAGGCACTTTTAAGTTGGTAATTTTacttttatcaacttgtttgacaccaaatttttgaATACTCAGTTGAACGGCTTAGCCCCTGCACCGACTACTTTCTGCTAAATCGAAGGGAATCCGAACTAGAAATCTGCACTCTCGTCCCCCAGAGACCGCGATCCTTTTGGTCAGTAACAAGGTTTCACATTTTTTCTGGTGCTGACCAAAAGGATCACGGCCTCTGGGAACGAGAATCAGAAGTCGGTAGAACAAAGGTATTTCGAACAAATTCACAATACATCTGGAAATAAGGGTAGTAGGGTAGGGATATATTCCCTACCTTTGCTAATTTTTCTCCACTCTCCTGCGTTATGACGGTCTTGCCTTCGTCGAGAAATGATTGGCGCAAATCGATCTTGTTGCCACACATCATTATGGGAATAGGCGTTGGCGTGCTTTCCTGTAAATAAATGAACTTTCAACATCATCTCTCGCATACGGAAAGTAACAGAACAATATTGAAGAAACCTTTTCTCTTTATTGGCCCAACAGTTTTTTTTGGATGATGGGCAACAAGGTTAAAGCAGACTTGAGCACTCGTCTTCGACCAACGTGGCCTGGCTTCGGTTCCAAACTAGATGCTACATGTGGGTTGCGTTTACAATAAATTAAGAGAGTGTATGtccaatttaatttaatttaatttaatttaacataatttatatatatgttCGCTGGCATAAATACGTTTTGGACCCGACTCAGCCTcgttttagcccgagccgttaggcaAGCTTtcaaatgagctctgagaagagCCCAAACTGTATTTATGCTCAAGAAGTTAAACTGTATTACTACTATTACCACTGGAGGGcagtgagaaaataaaaactgaaaaaaaaaatgacaacaaaagagtctgaagaatatttctttcaccaaagcTGTAAAAAAAGGGCATCAAACGCTGTAAAGGGTTttagattttgattggctgcgtAGATCATTGGTTTATTGCAGCGTGATAAAATACATTTAAGCCCACCAAGTTCTTTATTTTGGCTTGCAGAATGCGTCACAATACCCGACAAGTGATAAGAATTCTTTATACTCAGCTCTGTGAGGTTAATCCCTGTTTCCTTGGAtcgcattgaaaaaaaaagacagcttTTGATTTACTCTCGATTTAGTGAGGGGCTCGTATGTGAAATAACTCTTCGTCAAATTGTAACGCTTGCAATTGCAACGCTTTGTACCGTTTCTTATCGAATCATGTGTGTCGTGTCGCATCGAGCAATCCTGTAGGTCTCCTAGACCTCGAATTTTACCGGCCCCTATGACCTGTAGCTTCTATTGATATGTGGGTTGGGGTATTGTTTGTGTTTCACCATCTATTGTTTCTCTCTCCAATCACAGCCCGTATCTGGAAAGGTGCAGGGTCTCTCGTAGCAACACATTGTATTGATTACCTCTATAGCCTCTACCCAGTCTCTCACATCAAGGAACGAGGTTTCACAAGTGACATCATACAGAAGTAAAACACCATCTGCTTTGCGAAAGTAAGACTTGGCAATACTGCGGAACCTGCAATGAAAAAAGCGTAAAAAAATAACGGTTAAAAAGAATAAATCACCTAGCcaatcagggcccagttgttgaAAAACCGATTAATGCTAATCCCAGAATAAAAATTTcccaaggagtttatttctctactcccaaatgctgttcaacgctgatgttcggcaaaactttacatttgaagaagtcaatcttgaaaaacaagaataagcaaaaaatattttcaccaaaaagttaaaaacatgaAATCAAAGTTTACGCTAGTCCTGGATAAGTTGATCTGCTTTCCAACAACTGGGCCCAAAAGTAAAGGCTCCCTGACTGGGAACGGTTTTGCTTAACAACGGGGAAAACTAGATTTTGTGCGCCCCATAGGGCGAGAACCCAACACCAAACCAATTATATTTTCTCCCAGACCACTGGTCACTGACACGATCATGGTAGCTCAGTTACCGAAGACTCgccttttcccgcgcttagcgcGGGATGCATATCTTCAATTTgggttgtgattggttcattcaaATTGTCTTTGTGTAGTGTATTCCCTTTGGTTCGGAGACGACAACTGTCTTTTTTAAAGCCTCtccaaaataaaagagaaaaaccCTTTTGGTGTCAGATTTTCGGGTCGATTAACTTCACGATTTGGGGAGATGAGTAGGAGAGGTCGTTTTATCGCTTAAGAGGAACCGCCTCATATCAAAGAACTCTATTCGGGAAAGAGAGACGTCCTTTTTATAAGTTAGAAAGTAAAAGAAAGTTACCTTTCTTGGCCCGCAGTGTCCCACAACTGAAACGCAATTGTTTTGCCGTCAACACAGAGAGTTTTAGTCTGGAAGTCCACACCTAAAGTATAACACAGGAAGCTCAAGGAACGAGAAGCCACACAAGAAGCAAGCGGGATCCAATTGTTTGAAGGTTGAATACGTCTACCCAGTGGCAAAATTATTAACCAGTTGATAAGTACTATCAAAACTTATTAAGTCATCTACTGGATACTACTATCTTCTCTTTGAGCAACTGGGCTCTTTGGGGTAGTGTGGTCGAGTGGTTAGGCCGCCagatttgaaatctggagatcccgagttcaagtctcgCTCTGACCACTGtctggatttgttcgaggttgcccctggttcaactcctcggctgcgcttgtacatagccaactggccCGCAGCCCGCAGCCCGCCAGtcgggattcttaacctgttaagtttatttcagttgctTGTTTCATTAGCCCGGAAATGCTCCAGTGGGGAGAGGtcaattaattatttaaaaaaaaatttattaaagAAATTCCAATCTTGATTCTAGGGACCTCTCTCTCAAACCTCGGAAAATTTCGACGATTGCATCAGCAACCGGATTAAGAATCGGGCTCCATCGTGGACCATGACAGGTGAGACTTTTACATACCCAGGGTGGAGTTGAGAGCGTTATGGaatttgtttctgcaaagtcggAGAATAAAGCTGGATTTGCCAACTGCGGCATCTCCAGCTAACACTAGCTTGTACATCCGTTCAGGATCAGCGCCTTCCGATGCAGTCACcttaagaaataaaacaaaacgaagaaaccttaataataataataataataataattgataataataattggtgtaatgtcggcataacatccgccggagctaaagcgtttcatttacataataataacttttttcaacaattctttttatacacaagaagaatgtacatagggtataatattttaatatatttttctaatgtttatatttttaaaCCTGTAAACAgtctatgaataaaattattattgttatcacttttctatttatttttattactaatgctatcatcattattattattatttttcattttattttttttttgtattttctttgttgGAGAAATTAGCTATGTAGCTTCTCTTGTAAATCCAAGGTAAAATAAAGGTGATGTgtgatgtgaaaaaaaaaaataaaaaaaaaaaaaaaataataataataatactggaAAATGGCCTTGTTAGTAAGTGCAATGAATTTGAGCTGTTTTCCTAGCATTCGAATAATACTGAAACTCCTCCAGGCCTATAATCCACAGCTTATAGTGTTATCAAGGTTAGGGGTATTGTCCGCGTTACGTCATGTATTGTTTCCCTCTTCAATCACGGAGATTTCGTATTAAGGCAGCACGAATAATGAAccattattccatgagcgcgcgttggatatgagatggtaaatagcgaACGaagcgcgtagcgccgagttggctataaccagtctcatatccaacaagcgcgaatgtacagtaataattgttttattcaaTTCCTTTAACTCCAAAATTTTGaggtacgaaatacgagcgaaaaaagcgagaaaatccgagcgaaatcgaaacaAAACTTGATGCGATGTTGTATAAGTGACCACCTCGAGATCAGAAAGAcctaggctcatcacaaaatacatttcttgccttttcgcgtacttctaaacgtcggcattgatccaaactttccacaaaaaagttttttttctcttttttggctttattcagagaaaaaaattgctttccggcgaaaacatttttagcttagcaacgcttagcgcaatcatttaccatataaggtcaaactaaggtatatgagctgataaccaagattgagtgaaccaatgaGAGtgcgcgaaatgcattatcccaAGTCGAGAATTTAATAATCCCTGATATTCCTAATGACAAATTTTCAGCCTGGTAAAACGGCGCAAGACATCATTTATGTATAATCAGCGCTTGGCCGTGGAAATGTTCGAAGTGACGTAGGGCAATTCCACTCACAGACTTTCGCAAAATGTTGAATTAGTAAATTCGCGTAGAAGAAAGTTGGTGTTTGGATTAAGAAAGGTGAAGACGGATTTTGGAAGGCAATCATTGCTATTTAGAGGACCTATTCTTTGGAATAGTCTCAATAACGAAACAAGGGATGTAGATAATGTAGCCTTGAAGAAATGTGATCTCGATCGGGTATGTTTCATAAAAGGAACTTCAGTTAATTTACATAAGAATTAAGAcgatttcatttatttttaaattgtattgGCCAGTATTGATATTATTGTTGTTCCGCtgtttatttatatttgtattttataccctACTTTAGAATAGCTATGTAACTTTAGTACTTTCAATAGTTAGTCCTCTGAATGTAGGTTTTACAGTATTGTGTATTTGTGTACTTTGAACTGCATTAGTTTTAACGTCCACGTCAGCCTATGGCTGCCACTCTTCATTGACCTTTCAATAAAGATGTATGCATATAGACCGTGTCTGGAAAGGAACAGGGTCCTTGCGACAGTACCCAGCTTCGGCAGGTAGGGAGAAGTAAGATCTTAACTAAGCCTGGTTTTCAATAGAAACGCAAGCTTAGGAGGTTAAGGCAACCTACATGTAAATGAATCCTTACTTTTACAGGAGCATTACTCGATGCTTCAGAAATGGAATCTGAACCAACAGCCGGAACCCTCTCTCCCTCGGGGGCCTCTGTTTCGGTATCCGTTTCTCCTTCGGATTCAGTGAGAGCGGATGCCATGGCAACCAATTTCGCCAGCTCCTCATCTCCCACGTCATCTTCGTCGATATCTTCGTCATCCTCTTCGATTACACTTTTAAACTGAAAGGAAAATCAGGGAAATCCGAGGCTCAAAAACGGCTTTGCTTAATTAAGCTTCCTTATACCTGGCTCTGGTTCGTTCCGAATTTCTCTCGGAACATCGATTATCTCgtcaatagagagctttagattcaaggacgagaacgactacgagtgcgagattttctcatagagaaACATTGAGCGCGtgcaaaccaacgtcattttggcgggaaaaacgtgataccgttgTCAGTTTAGTatgatgttttgcaaaaatgttgtcgagacAAAACAAGTTAAGAACACGatagtagttttgccattttttgatctgcaaaagggctcagttaccagcaacaagaataactgagcaatttACGGTGCTaaaaaagagtaagattaatcgtctgtgtataaatttttcaagtattcttGCTAAAAACGGGccgtcaaatctcgtactcgttctcgtcctagagtCTAAAGCTCTGTCCAACCCTAGTAATTGATTCTCCCCACTGCATAAATTATAATCGATGTCATCTCTACGATCATAATCTCTCAATCATTTAgatattatcataataattattaacagtaTCATTATTGTTACTGTCATTATTATCAACAGCAATGTTATCCTTGTCATTAGTTGTTATTGGCATAATTATTACGAATTattatccgcagttcaatatatgaaacatttcatatatcacttcacataatTATTACTGTTAATCTTTTAATGACCGTTcacattttcatcatcattgaTACTATATATTAGTACAGTtagcattattattactagttcATTTATGATTATTATGATTAATAATATTTCGGATATTATTAATGTTGTCATCGTTCTCATTCATGATTTCATTAGTTCACCTGCGCCTCAAGTTCTGCGCTCAGCTGCGCATCTGGTTTGCCATTGTCCGATTCTGGTGGAGAGTCAGTCTGTTGATGGAATTAGCGAGCAAGTTCACCTACGCTAGGTTCAACAATCACGGACTCAAACGGAACTAATGTTTCCTTTGCAAAGACTTGACCAAatggatgaaaagaaaaatattaaaaaaataggaTTCAAAAAAAGCATTCAAGTGCAATTTCATTTAGTAAATTAAGGTTTCTGCAAAAGAAGTTTCACAATGTTTCCTTTGTCGTTTTAATTGCTTGGTAAGATGAGATGTTGCGGTAAAATTAGTTTGTAGCTCTCCTAACGTTTTTTTAATAATTCAAAGGAGTATTTAGTCAAACTAAAAACGTTACAACTATTACGTTTTAAATGCTGTTTTACTTGAAAGTTTATTTTCTGACTTGAAAAGTTTATATTGCAGGACCATTTATTTAACCATTAAATTTAACGTTTAGTTCTCATCGTTTGGCTTATTGCTCAGTTTTAACTTCCATAAATACTGGATCCGCCAAAATGTGATGGCAGTTAGTTGGTTGTCATAAATTTTATTTGTGACGCAACGCACTTTCTTTTAAAACCAGTTTAGCTTGTTTAAGTTTCGAGGGGTTTACCTTGAGACGATTGCGTTTAACTACCAATGAATTGGTCCTTCTAAGGCATGGCGTCACCGCTTGATTGACAGGCATCAATCTGTCCTTTTCATCATCGAGTAATCTTTCTTTAATTCTCTCTTCCTTAGTGTTTAATTTTCGGTGGATTTGAGTGTGCGCAGGTTTTCTTATTAACTGATTTAAGTGTCCATTGCTCGCTGTGTCTAGTTCAGTGTTTAAATTCTGAATCACAGTCATTACAGGCGAATGTGGCCTCGACAAAACATTCGCCGTAGAAAGGTCTTTGATCTCCGGGACTTTCTCCCGACTCGACCTCAGCGGGTCGAGTTTTTCCGAAAGCTGCCAAACCCCAACTTCTTTTCCAAAGTTGGGTCCCTCCTCGCTGATAGGGCGCGGTGCTGGGAGCGACCCTGTCCTTTGGCCGATGAAAgcccctctttttctcatttgttccATACTGTTCCATTTACCTGCACGCGCAATACTTGGCCACGCTGACCGGTCGCCTTTGCCGTTCGACTTGTTGAGTAAATGTTCTAGACTTTTATGTCTACAGGGCTTCCTTAAATTACTATTCCgatcgaacggcgattgcacccGATGTAACTGACCGTTAGAGTTCATTTCAATATTGGACTGCTCCACTGTCGATTGCGCTGTGTCTGGTCCGAGTTCCGTGTCGCCTTCCCACATGACGTCATTTGCGGGGTTCTGGACTGTCACGTGACGTTCATTTGCGGTGGCTGTCAGTTTGGAGAGGTTAGGAGCAGCTTCAAAATGGCGCGCTTTTATCTGAATGGTTAATTCAACAATAAACTTGTACCCTAAAAACCTGGAGGTTACAACTGGACACAAAACCTCAAGATCAAGACAGGTACGAGGGGCCGAGACACCAACTTGCTCCAATCTTGAGAAACTGTGCGCTAAGGATTTGTTCAGAACTTCGTTAGAGCTTTAAAACACAGGTTTTACTTGAATTTATCGCttatttaaatattttattCTTTAAGTTTAAAGATTTTAATTTGGGAAAAAAGGCTTAAGttttagaaaacaaatttaCGTTTAGTCATTGTCTCGTATGACACTCATGCCTTTATTTAAAAATGCATTAcaattgatttatttttcttcCGCGATTTCAGTGAAGTCAGTTTTGGACTAAGCATGAATGGCACATGGCAATTGCTTTGCGACAAACGGAGATGTTCTGCGATTTAACAGAGTTAAACAGagaaaactacaaaatagaTTTGGACgtttcaaaaacaacaacaagaactttTGTCAGTACAAATGCAAAGGGCAGGAAAAGACATTTGCATCTGTGCATATAATAGTAATTTACCGTCATGGTAGTGGCATCAGATTCGGGATCGTAACCAGAGAGCTCGTCCGCTTCAGCACCATCGCCGACATCATCCTCAGACTTCGGGCCTTGAAAACTGAGAGGGTTACAACAAACTTTCTTTATCCCAAGATATTTTCAATTTAGTACAGTATTGAAAATGTTTGGCCGACTGCTTTTGAGTTCACAGAGTATGCCGCTGATTGATTTAAAAACCCGTGCTACATTCTCAACCAACCAGAGGCAAAGCCAAAAATTATGATTGGCTCGCAGCATTTTCCCGCGCAAAACGCGAGTGgcatgcattttgattggccCATTTGGTGGTCTGCTTCTCTTGTGAATGGCTTTCCGGGCACTGAAATAAAAAGTCTATGATCTTACAATCCCTGCATGCCTAGGTTATTCAGTTTCTTGATAAAGAGATTTAGAGAAACAAAATTCGTGGCGCTCGGTGCGATGAATGGAGCACAACCAAAAGCAGTTTGATTTAGAGATTACAGAGAGAGGTTATTACAGGGGGAAACAAAAACGGAGCCCATCAATACTTACTGATTTGGAGTAATGCTTCGACTTGATATGGAACCATAATCGCTATGGACACTTGGATTTCTCTGGCACTTCTCACCATTCCGTCGAGACTAACAAAAACGAATTAACCACAACGTTAGTTAAGTTTGCAATGAAACTGTAAAATTCTGCTGCTTTCTTCTTCCGGCTTTCGAAATAGGAACTACTAAGAGTTTTTACCTTTGACTTTAAGGAGAACGGCCTTCTACCAGTTAAAGCCTACAACGAAAGAATGTGTAGATTTAAAACAATTTTACGTTGAGCTTGACTGTAGAAGCCATAGGGGGAACTGTTTCTTCGCTCTCTCTTTGCCATGACAGGGCGGATGACACAAGCAATGGAATAAATTACTATATTTTCCCTTAACGATAGAAAAAAGAACCAGTCTAACAATGGTGGTATTACGAATACGCTAGCCTTCAACGAAGCCATTGCTTTAAGCGTCACGCAACGTTCCCACGATGACAAACCCATTGCTAAAAATAACGACTTTGTAGAACATTATACATAAGATTTGATCATTGCGCAGAACATAAGGCCTTAGCCACTTTTGTATACTCATTTTAGTCACCCATACATGTACAACATAACTGATtactgaataaacaagaaaatgtaATAACATATTAAAGCTGTGAAAAGGAAACCTATAGAAGCTAGAAGGAGAGCTAACTATTGTGACTGGTGAAGAATTCCAGATTTTAGGTCCCTGATAAAGGatactgattttttttaatattagttcTACAAAAATGTGATCTATATTGAAAGGCAGTTCGAGTATTGTAATGATGGAATTGTTCACCAGTCGTGAAACAAACATCGAAAAGTAACTGGCCAAAGATTGTGGTGATAGGAATACATGAAAATGGCGATGGAAATGGATATTACATGGCCACGCGGgtatacgaattttatcttcgagtgctgaaagtatctctcacgaaTGAGCGCAGAGAacgagtgagagatactttcagcacgagaagataaaatttgtatacccgcgcggccatgtaatgttttgtttattacatagatactgatgaaatttccacatgaaagacaacttttttaatgcattttcgaaacagcaaaaagTGGTCATCTACTGCAAAATTCCCgtcacagaaatgttatgaaCCTCGGATACAAAGtaataaaggagaaataaagaaaataatagtaTATGAATTTTTAGTAAaagaaatcctggtatttcatcagtatctatataataaaaagaattaataCTGAAGATATCAAGGAGTCTAAGTTGACAAAATAAAGGAGCGGTATTTGCAAGAAAACTAGCTTTTGCTATAGACCGTAATATGCGCCTCTGCAAAAGGTAAATGCAATTTAGATTAGAGCAGTAGGTGGAAGACTAGGCCACTAAAAAGCATAAAGATAAACCAATGAATAACGATACCTCAAGGGCTGCTCGCAAGTCATCATTGCTACTGCACAATCTTTCGTTGGTCTTGCTGGCAAcatttaaacaaaaacactTAATTAAAAGGTGCAGGTAAATTTTGGTTTGAGCCGTGCAAATCAACGACAAGATAGAAAGCTGGAACAAATCGTAGCGCAGTTCAAATCGAAAATTTGCGGTTCCTTTAAAATGCATTGGAACGCTTTGGTGATTCGTGATAATCCTACCCAATCAGAAGCAAACCATAAATCCCGCGCTTGGTTA
Protein-coding sequences here:
- the LOC136915117 gene encoding ras and EF-hand domain-containing protein-like isoform X3, translating into MGTVEQFYTEDNVKEIFDDWDLDKNGFIDNEELASCCSELNLSHEQLNSLFIELDWDGDNKISLDDFSKGFQRVCSLFHTDVQPENAELKETRKLDRLLEAFDLRLLSGQEYVSDLFHYLHNSGDSPQLLALLESFLFSVIRDVKHYSSENERLEEALKRTCEKHTEHMDQLDNEMEQQMQRLESRIRKEEKSKQERANVDIVWQLENKNKEIQTLNARVQKLEGRLKRKEPEEQKIKEEVDEKVQEIRFLRSQLTDAQTNLAVLRSELAQLRNDYEEQETQLTAEKATVMECVQEQESLTRQLQLLHEANKKLHDTNDDLRSALERTRLPDRRSPSPNKRHSISTLYSPTSSFTRNTKSSGNSRSSPAFADDSVDGGRSGHTSPSRRLPSSTPLPLSSTNSRRGSLLPSQQSCEVDDESLVNENSLMTELTQAQQLSSLQKDLIDYEDDDTYSSMKPSQRQTFSKQLEILHKTNERLCSSNDDLRAALEALTGRRPFSLKSKSRRNGEKCQRNPSVHSDYGSISSRSITPNHFQGPKSEDDVGDGAEADELSGYDPESDATTMTIKARHFEAAPNLSKLTATANERHVTVQNPANDVMWEGDTELGPDTAQSTVEQSNIEMNSNGQLHRVQSPFDRNSNLRKPCRHKSLEHLLNKSNGKGDRSAWPSIARAGKWNSMEQMRKRGAFIGQRTGSLPAPRPISEEGPNFGKEVGVWQLSEKLDPLRSSREKVPEIKDLSTANVLSRPHSPVMTVIQNLNTELDTASNGHLNQLIRKPAHTQIHRKLNTKEERIKERLLDDEKDRLMPVNQAVTPCLRRTNSLVVKRNRLKTDSPPESDNGKPDAQLSAELEAQFKSVIEEDDEDIDEDDVGDEELAKLVAMASALTESEGETDTETEAPEGERVPAVGSDSISEASSNAPVKVTASEGADPERMYKLVLAGDAAVGKSSFILRLCRNKFHNALNSTLGVDFQTKTLCVDGKTIAFQLWDTAGQERFRSIAKSYFRKADGVLLLYDVTCETSFLDVRDWVEAIEESTPTPIPIMMCGNKIDLRQSFLDEGKTVITQESGEKLAKEYGALFLEISSKENTNITEACVELGRLLRNIEDTEVKESSGLKLTEGDSKNKKKPNCCPV
- the LOC136915117 gene encoding uncharacterized protein isoform X2, with the translated sequence MASLETVRPGDLFGTVDLDGSGYIDREELAAVCDLDAKDLAEVFDKLDADKDGRISIEEFSENFRKFRSVVSGVKRKKSEQPSDADVDYEDLKEKLGRSYSLLSGQEYVSDLFHYLHNSGDSPQLLALLESFLFSVIRDVKHYSSENERLEEALKRTCEKHTEHMDQLDNEMEQQMQRLESRIRKEEKSKQERANVDIVWQLENKNKEIQTLNARVQKLEGRLKRKEPEEQKIKEEVDEKVQEIRFLRSQLTDAQTNLAVLRSELAQLRNDYEEQETQLTAEKATVMECVQEQESLTRQLQLLHEANKKLHDTNDDLRSALERTRLPDRRSPSPNKRHSISTLYSPTSSFTRNTKSSGNSRSSPAFADDSVDGGRSGHTSPSRRLPSSTPLPLSSTNSRRGSLLPSQQSCEVDDESLVNENSLMTELTQAQQLSVPEEPAAEDHENEPIDYNNNAGILNSREAGQIHHLIPPARQTCEVDDPIASEDKLLLDEPVILGYCSMSLQKDLIDYEDDDTYSSMKPSQRQTFSKQLEILHKTNERLCSSNDDLRAALEALTGRRPFSLKSKSRRNGEKCQRNPSVHSDYGSISSRSITPNHFQGPKSEDDVGDGAEADELSGYDPESDATTMTIKARHFEAAPNLSKLTATANERHVTVQNPANDVMWEGDTELGPDTAQSTVEQSNIEMNSNGQLHRVQSPFDRNSNLRKPCRHKSLEHLLNKSNGKGDRSAWPSIARAGKWNSMEQMRKRGAFIGQRTGSLPAPRPISEEGPNFGKEVGVWQLSEKLDPLRSSREKVPEIKDLSTANVLSRPHSPVMTVIQNLNTELDTASNGHLNQLIRKPAHTQIHRKLNTKEERIKERLLDDEKDRLMPVNQAVTPCLRRTNSLVVKRNRLKTDSPPESDNGKPDAQLSAELEAQFKSVIEEDDEDIDEDDVGDEELAKLVAMASALTESEGETDTETEAPEGERVPAVGSDSISEASSNAPVKVTASEGADPERMYKLVLAGDAAVGKSSFILRLCRNKFHNALNSTLGVDFQTKTLCVDGKTIAFQLWDTAGQERFRSIAKSYFRKADGVLLLYDVTCETSFLDVRDWVEAIEESTPTPIPIMMCGNKIDLRQSFLDEGKTVITQESGEKLAKEYGALFLEISSKENTNITEACVELGRLLRNIEDTEVKESSGLKLTEGDSKNKKKPNCCPV
- the LOC136915117 gene encoding uncharacterized protein isoform X1, encoding MGTVEQFYTEDNVKEIFDDWDLDKNGFIDNEELASCCSELNLSHEQLNSLFIELDWDGDNKISLDDFSKGFQRVCSLFHTDVQPENAELKETRKLDRLLEAFDLRLLSGQEYVSDLFHYLHNSGDSPQLLALLESFLFSVIRDVKHYSSENERLEEALKRTCEKHTEHMDQLDNEMEQQMQRLESRIRKEEKSKQERANVDIVWQLENKNKEIQTLNARVQKLEGRLKRKEPEEQKIKEEVDEKVQEIRFLRSQLTDAQTNLAVLRSELAQLRNDYEEQETQLTAEKATVMECVQEQESLTRQLQLLHEANKKLHDTNDDLRSALERTRLPDRRSPSPNKRHSISTLYSPTSSFTRNTKSSGNSRSSPAFADDSVDGGRSGHTSPSRRLPSSTPLPLSSTNSRRGSLLPSQQSCEVDDESLVNENSLMTELTQAQQLSVPEEPAAEDHENEPIDYNNNAGILNSREAGQIHHLIPPARQTCEVDDPIASEDKLLLDEPVILGYCSMSLQKDLIDYEDDDTYSSMKPSQRQTFSKQLEILHKTNERLCSSNDDLRAALEALTGRRPFSLKSKSRRNGEKCQRNPSVHSDYGSISSRSITPNHFQGPKSEDDVGDGAEADELSGYDPESDATTMTIKARHFEAAPNLSKLTATANERHVTVQNPANDVMWEGDTELGPDTAQSTVEQSNIEMNSNGQLHRVQSPFDRNSNLRKPCRHKSLEHLLNKSNGKGDRSAWPSIARAGKWNSMEQMRKRGAFIGQRTGSLPAPRPISEEGPNFGKEVGVWQLSEKLDPLRSSREKVPEIKDLSTANVLSRPHSPVMTVIQNLNTELDTASNGHLNQLIRKPAHTQIHRKLNTKEERIKERLLDDEKDRLMPVNQAVTPCLRRTNSLVVKRNRLKTDSPPESDNGKPDAQLSAELEAQFKSVIEEDDEDIDEDDVGDEELAKLVAMASALTESEGETDTETEAPEGERVPAVGSDSISEASSNAPVKVTASEGADPERMYKLVLAGDAAVGKSSFILRLCRNKFHNALNSTLGVDFQTKTLCVDGKTIAFQLWDTAGQERFRSIAKSYFRKADGVLLLYDVTCETSFLDVRDWVEAIEESTPTPIPIMMCGNKIDLRQSFLDEGKTVITQESGEKLAKEYGALFLEISSKENTNITEACVELGRLLRNIEDTEVKESSGLKLTEGDSKNKKKPNCCPV